Below is a genomic region from Rosa chinensis cultivar Old Blush chromosome 5, RchiOBHm-V2, whole genome shotgun sequence.
TTAGGAAGGAGGGATATAGTGAGTTCCTAGTTTAATATGCTTCTATATCTTGTGTGATAACTATACCATCGTTAGGAACTTAGGATGAGTACTAGTGATTCTCTCTTTTGGGATTTTGGGAGTTTGAATGACCTATAAGTTCTGGAGTTTTTGTCCTTAACTTCAAAGCTTGTGAACGTTGTGCCGGTCTCATCGAAAGAAAAGGTGGATTTGGAGGCTTTGGTTTATTTTCGGTTTTGATGAATTTAATATCTTATGggcagagtttttttttttgggcttctCTATGGGCGTCAATTGATTCAGCTTTTAGAAATAGTTAATTTTTTGCTATTTACATAGATGTCTGCTCCAGTTAGTTAACTACTTGTTTTATTCTTCTCTGGTTGGGGTTCCTTGTTGTTCTTGGTGTTTTAGGGGCTCTGTTCAGTGGATCTCTTTTCCACTTCTTTGTAATGGTatacatattttttttcctataaaattttgtttggtatcataaataaaataaatctcGACTTTCAGGAGATCGATGTATCAAAAATAATACTTCCATGGAAATAAATTTACTTATATTGTTTTAGCAGGTTATATATTTTACATATCTTGTTCACCGAAGTTACATTTAATTAAAACTATCCTCAGAGTACAACTTCTCATGCCCCTGTTTTGAACTTATAAAACttgtttctcttctcttttgaaCTAGGATTCACAAAAAATTTATTgacataatttttgtttttgaaagaaaCAGTCTAAATAAGCTTTAATATATAAATGGTTGGTATAGGAAATTAAGGTCTATTTcttaaggaaaaataatattGTCATAAATTCTAGGCTGTGGGGCTAAGCCTGAACCCTGAGTGATTTCCTTTTTCACTGGTTATTTATGGCCTGCCCAATTTAAGGGGGGTCAGGCTGGTCCATCTGACATTGTCTTCGTGCTAGTTTTTCAGATTCTGCTAGGGTAAGTCCTATAGAGaggcatagagagagagagagagatggcaaaTCAAGGTGCAAAAAAGCGCAAGGAAGAGAATGCTCGGCACATGGCAAATATCCGTCGCCTGATTGTGGCCTGCAATGTAGGCTTTGGTTGATGTAGTACAAATTAATGATATATGTTAAATTTTATGTTAAGCAGAGTGATGTTGATGCTCGGTTGGTGACTTGATGTAGGTGATTTATGTGGTAGTAAGGATGCTCATCTTCCATTCTACTTTTACCTGGAAAAACTGGGTTGCTTTGCTGCTGACATCTGTAATTTATTATATTCCCTATCAACAACTTGCCCAAATGGCAAATCCTTCTTATGCTGATGATGGCGAACTTCTAGACGGCGGATTTGATATGACCACTGGTGGAGTGTGTGGGTATGTCCTTCCAATCAATGATTT
It encodes:
- the LOC112165045 gene encoding transmembrane protein 208 homolog isoform X1, yielding MANQGAKKRKEENARHMANIRRLIVACNVIYVVVRMLIFHSTFTWKNWVALLLTSVIYYIPYQQLAQMANPSYADDGELLDGGFDMTTGGVCGYLHDVIYITSFVQVMSIISGKFWYTYLLIPGFGAYKSFGFFRGFMSQSSEQICNQGGLEDEKTRKKREKMEKKASRAQFVKTRKR
- the LOC112165045 gene encoding transmembrane protein 208 isoform X2, translating into MANQGAKKRKEENARHMANIRRLIVACNVIYVVVRMLIFHSTFTWKNWVALLLTSVIYYIPYQQLAQMANPSYADDGELLDGGFDMTTGGVCGYLHDVIYITSFVQVMSIISGKFWYTYLLIPGFGAYKSFGFFRGFMSQSSEGGLEDEKTRKKREKMEKKASRAQFVKTRKR